From a region of the Labrenzia sp. CE80 genome:
- a CDS encoding heme NO-binding domain-containing protein, whose amino-acid sequence MKGIVFNEFFALVDDVLGPDVTEKIITEAQLPNNGAYTGVGYYDASEIVKLVKCLNAHTGTPIPELLHTFGKHLLASFKSAHSQYFASCDNVLDFVGSVEQQIHVDVLKLYPDAELPRLTASTPKDGQMTLDYQSGRRMADLAEGLLWGAIDHYGETIDVERVDLPDADGDQCARFILTRR is encoded by the coding sequence ATGAAGGGTATCGTGTTCAATGAATTCTTCGCCTTGGTTGATGATGTGCTCGGGCCAGATGTCACCGAGAAGATAATCACTGAGGCTCAATTGCCTAATAACGGTGCTTATACTGGCGTCGGCTACTATGACGCCAGCGAGATCGTCAAGCTCGTCAAATGCCTCAACGCGCATACTGGAACGCCGATCCCAGAACTGTTGCACACCTTCGGTAAACACCTTCTCGCGAGCTTCAAATCGGCGCATAGCCAATACTTCGCGTCCTGCGACAACGTTCTCGATTTTGTCGGCTCGGTCGAGCAGCAAATTCATGTGGACGTGTTGAAACTCTATCCAGATGCAGAGCTGCCCCGCCTAACGGCCTCCACACCCAAGGACGGTCAGATGACACTCGACTACCAATCGGGACGACGGATGGCGGATCTTGCAGAAGGGCTACTTTGGGGCGCGATTGATCACTATGGCGAAACCATTGACGTGGAACGCGTCGACTTGCCTGACGCGGATGGTGATCAGTGCGCACGTTTCATACTGACAAGGAGATGA
- a CDS encoding ATP-binding protein gives MKKISYEALASRLDREKRARLEAETLLEKKSLEVYQANQSLAASTAQIERERTLLGAVFDARPAALILTSSSHDCVRLNPSACGLLGLEVNTVPDASLLDLLTGSAETLKWIEARTGPNPEFDYSTIDGAISNSSGEEIPVRISCSSIGHDEMCLWILIDIRRHLAVEAEKSALEQSLNQAQKMEALGTLASGVAHEINTPIQYVGDNVRFFQEVHAEFSGLLKAYDALKDAAEKHGILEELAAEVTRHREECDIDFLLEDTPTALEQSLHGLRQVATIVSAIREFSHPGETETTPVDVNSVIETTLSVSRNSWKTVTEIEKELQPDLPTVMGHAGDLHQVILNLISNAADAINEDKSNDEGLIRISTREVADDIEILVSDNGVGISDEVKSRIFDPFFTTKDPGKGTGQGLAIVYKIIHVKHGGKITVESTPAAGTTFKIRLNKNAEPASLN, from the coding sequence TTGAAGAAAATCTCCTATGAAGCTTTGGCCAGTCGACTTGATCGCGAGAAAAGGGCCCGCCTGGAAGCTGAAACCCTGCTTGAGAAAAAGAGTCTTGAAGTCTATCAGGCCAATCAAAGTTTGGCGGCATCTACAGCCCAGATCGAGCGCGAGCGCACCCTTCTGGGTGCGGTCTTCGATGCTCGCCCTGCAGCGCTCATTCTTACAAGCAGCAGCCATGACTGTGTGCGCCTCAACCCATCTGCATGCGGCTTGCTTGGCCTTGAAGTCAACACGGTTCCCGACGCCTCACTCCTGGATCTTTTGACAGGCAGCGCTGAAACTCTTAAGTGGATCGAGGCTCGCACGGGACCAAACCCGGAATTCGACTACAGCACTATTGATGGCGCCATATCGAACAGCTCGGGCGAGGAAATCCCTGTCAGAATTTCCTGCTCGTCGATTGGCCATGACGAGATGTGCCTTTGGATACTCATTGACATTCGGCGGCATCTGGCGGTCGAAGCCGAGAAAAGTGCGCTTGAACAGAGCTTGAACCAGGCCCAGAAGATGGAGGCGCTCGGAACGCTCGCAAGCGGCGTCGCACATGAGATCAACACGCCCATCCAATATGTTGGCGACAACGTGCGTTTCTTCCAGGAAGTTCATGCTGAATTCAGCGGCCTCTTGAAGGCCTATGACGCTCTCAAGGACGCCGCAGAGAAGCATGGCATTCTTGAAGAGCTTGCCGCAGAGGTCACACGGCATCGCGAAGAATGCGATATCGACTTCCTGCTTGAGGACACGCCGACAGCGTTGGAGCAGTCTCTTCATGGCCTTCGTCAGGTCGCTACGATTGTATCGGCGATCCGCGAGTTCTCCCATCCCGGTGAGACTGAAACGACCCCAGTCGACGTAAATTCAGTCATTGAGACAACCTTGTCGGTCTCACGCAATAGCTGGAAAACGGTCACCGAGATCGAAAAGGAGCTTCAGCCCGATCTTCCGACCGTGATGGGGCACGCGGGCGACCTGCACCAGGTCATCCTGAATCTCATCTCAAACGCTGCAGACGCCATCAATGAAGACAAGTCTAACGATGAAGGGCTTATCCGAATATCGACGCGTGAGGTTGCAGACGATATCGAGATATTGGTGTCCGACAATGGCGTGGGGATCAGCGATGAGGTGAAAAGCCGTATTTTCGATCCTTTCTTCACCACGAAAGATCCCGGAAAAGGGACAGGTCAAGGCTTGGCAATTGTCTACAAGATCATTCACGTCAAACATGGCGGGAAGATCACCGTAGAGAGCACGCCCGCGGCCGGCACCACGTTCAAGATTCGGCTGAATAAAAACGCGGAACCAGCAAGCTTGAATTGA
- a CDS encoding response regulator — protein MLRTRNHILFVDDEPNMLNSLQRAMRPLKQKWDMTFESNPNQALALVNAHPPDVVVSDLRMPGMSGIELIEQIRLQAPGHSEYILLTGNADLASAIDAINKTGVFRFLTKPCASGSLIDAIEAALATIKAVTERPGRMATAALSAMSPAVAVVDQTGKVAYCNDSAEDVLRTHRGIVIDRQGGISVTTAHAGEFKLAVKKAAEDVNTPPKFVTLSDPEDLEPLTAVIMPVGQQRAVVMFTVPGRFSPPSLDSLVELFGLTRVEATLAQTIASGGTVEDAALNCKVTLETARTYLKRIFQKMGVRRQVDLVQLILTTPATFVRSQPRAV, from the coding sequence ATGTTGCGTACTAGAAACCATATCCTTTTCGTCGATGACGAACCGAACATGTTGAACTCGTTGCAACGCGCCATGAGGCCGCTGAAGCAAAAGTGGGACATGACTTTCGAAAGCAATCCCAATCAGGCACTTGCCCTGGTCAACGCACACCCACCTGACGTTGTCGTCAGCGACTTGCGTATGCCGGGCATGAGCGGAATCGAGTTGATCGAACAGATCCGTCTGCAAGCTCCAGGTCATTCGGAGTACATTTTGCTGACCGGGAACGCCGACCTTGCGTCTGCAATCGACGCGATCAACAAGACGGGAGTGTTCCGCTTCCTGACAAAGCCGTGCGCGTCTGGGAGCCTGATCGATGCAATCGAAGCCGCCCTTGCGACAATCAAGGCAGTTACGGAACGTCCGGGACGCATGGCGACCGCAGCATTGTCGGCGATGTCGCCTGCCGTGGCCGTTGTAGACCAGACCGGCAAGGTCGCATACTGCAACGACAGCGCAGAAGACGTGCTCAGAACACACAGGGGCATCGTCATCGATCGTCAAGGTGGCATCTCAGTCACGACAGCACATGCCGGCGAATTCAAACTGGCGGTCAAAAAGGCAGCAGAAGACGTCAACACCCCGCCAAAATTTGTGACGCTCTCGGACCCGGAAGATCTCGAGCCGCTCACTGCCGTGATAATGCCGGTCGGCCAACAACGCGCTGTCGTCATGTTCACTGTTCCAGGGCGCTTCTCTCCGCCTTCTCTGGACAGCCTTGTCGAGCTCTTCGGATTGACACGCGTCGAAGCGACACTTGCCCAAACGATCGCAAGCGGCGGAACGGTTGAGGACGCGGCTCTCAACTGCAAGGTCACCCTCGAAACAGCGCGAACCTACCTAAAGCGTATCTTTCAAAAGATGGGCGTTCGGCGCCAGGTCGACCTGGTGCAGCTCATTTTGACGACCCCGGCTACCTTCGTTCGCAGCCAGCCCCGAGCAGTCTGA
- a CDS encoding response regulator encodes MSRKVSVLFVDDEPNILRAVRRHVRHYKDEWHIHFAYGGVDAVKVITRENVDIIVTDMRMPEVDGSQLLEWISENHPEIIRIVLSGEAKLEEIYRIVGRSHRFLAKPSSPEATISVIRDVVDAQLHDQIENGVFEMSMLDKLGTPASIFNTLQEVLDAEEVSIDEITNIVQQDPSLSLRSLQICNSAYFKQASHTCDIRKAIATIGADRLRELLKAGRLGQDSRVQVEDDNVQQEAYWLARASKNECITQTDSPNALSAAYVLGLGLRCGAVDSTGTLSQVAKRAAFLTVLFGLPEILPKSLLSLAKSNASAPFEHWPKLIANAVIEQNNLLLNEEAAA; translated from the coding sequence ATGTCCCGGAAAGTGAGCGTACTCTTTGTAGACGATGAACCCAACATCTTGCGGGCGGTCCGCCGGCATGTGAGGCACTACAAGGATGAATGGCATATCCATTTTGCCTATGGCGGTGTGGATGCTGTGAAGGTGATCACTCGGGAAAACGTGGATATCATTGTCACCGACATGAGAATGCCGGAAGTCGACGGGTCTCAATTGCTCGAGTGGATTTCAGAAAATCACCCTGAAATCATCCGGATCGTTCTTTCCGGGGAGGCTAAGCTCGAAGAGATCTATCGAATTGTCGGCCGTAGCCATCGCTTTCTCGCAAAGCCTTCCTCGCCCGAGGCGACAATATCGGTCATTCGAGATGTCGTAGATGCACAGTTGCACGATCAGATCGAAAACGGCGTCTTTGAAATGTCCATGCTGGATAAACTCGGCACCCCGGCAAGCATCTTCAATACTCTTCAAGAGGTATTGGACGCTGAGGAAGTCAGCATAGATGAAATAACGAATATCGTGCAGCAAGATCCGAGCTTGTCCCTACGTTCTCTGCAGATTTGCAATTCGGCCTACTTCAAACAAGCCTCACACACGTGTGACATCAGGAAAGCCATCGCCACCATCGGTGCTGATAGACTTCGAGAACTGCTCAAGGCAGGACGGCTCGGACAGGACAGCAGGGTCCAAGTCGAAGACGACAACGTTCAGCAAGAAGCCTACTGGCTCGCGCGGGCGTCGAAAAATGAATGCATAACGCAAACTGATAGCCCGAACGCCTTATCTGCAGCCTACGTGCTGGGCCTGGGACTTCGGTGTGGTGCGGTCGACTCCACAGGAACCCTAAGTCAGGTCGCGAAGCGTGCAGCTTTTTTGACAGTTTTGTTCGGCCTCCCGGAAATCTTGCCGAAATCACTTTTGTCACTCGCAAAATCCAATGCTTCAGCGCCGTTTGAGCACTGGCCGAAATTGATTGCGAACGCAGTGATTGAACAAAACAATCTGCTGTTAAACGAGGAGGCGGCGGCATGA
- a CDS encoding HD domain-containing phosphohydrolase, with protein sequence MSENRRVLLVDDEVHVLQAANRVLRKSVEVTTANGPKEALEKLQNSEPFAVVVSDQNMPGMDGIKLLGVISRKAPSITRIMLTGNNDQKTAMNAVNDGRIFRFITKPCDSENLLKTIEEGIAHHRTIVAERELLEQTLSGSIKMLVDIIAVSKPRAHLRSSLIQRWVRKVHKALESKPTLEQGISAMLCTLGYLTLPDELAERYFSGSELNPDELRSINEAAAQARDLVMNIPRMEGIADAIYYCRKGYDGSGFPLDEVQGENLPESARVLCALIDLAEITTGNSQSFESCMTELERNAPRYDPRILEAMRQSLGGDQVFASGAEAERKSVSILQLLSGDTLAEDIRDSDGRLLLAAGSPLSSVTIKRLGSVKFLREPDMRIDIWRDYKVAPSQDVPGAAVS encoded by the coding sequence ATGAGTGAGAATCGGCGCGTCCTTTTGGTTGATGACGAGGTGCATGTCCTTCAGGCGGCAAATCGTGTCTTACGAAAATCGGTTGAAGTCACAACGGCTAACGGTCCCAAAGAGGCTTTGGAGAAGCTCCAGAACTCTGAGCCATTCGCAGTTGTCGTAAGCGATCAGAACATGCCGGGTATGGACGGGATCAAGTTACTCGGCGTGATCTCGCGCAAAGCACCGTCTATCACCCGGATCATGCTGACGGGTAACAATGATCAGAAGACTGCGATGAACGCAGTGAACGATGGACGAATTTTTCGCTTCATCACCAAACCCTGCGATTCAGAAAATCTCTTGAAGACCATTGAGGAGGGAATAGCACACCACCGTACAATCGTTGCGGAACGTGAACTTCTCGAACAAACTTTGTCCGGAAGCATCAAAATGCTTGTCGACATCATCGCAGTGTCCAAGCCGCGCGCGCATCTCAGATCATCTCTGATACAGCGCTGGGTCCGCAAGGTTCACAAAGCGCTTGAATCCAAGCCGACGCTTGAACAGGGCATTTCCGCCATGCTTTGCACTCTGGGTTACTTGACCCTACCGGACGAGCTCGCCGAGCGGTACTTCAGCGGCAGCGAGCTCAATCCGGATGAATTGCGGAGCATCAACGAAGCTGCCGCCCAGGCCCGCGATCTTGTGATGAACATTCCCCGCATGGAAGGCATTGCCGATGCCATCTACTATTGCAGGAAGGGCTATGATGGCAGCGGGTTCCCTCTCGATGAAGTGCAAGGCGAAAACTTGCCGGAATCCGCACGCGTTCTCTGTGCTCTTATTGATTTGGCTGAAATCACGACCGGCAATTCCCAGTCATTTGAAAGCTGCATGACCGAATTGGAGCGCAACGCACCGAGATATGACCCCCGAATTCTGGAGGCGATGCGTCAGTCTCTTGGAGGAGACCAGGTTTTTGCCAGTGGCGCCGAAGCAGAACGGAAATCGGTTTCTATCCTGCAACTTCTCTCTGGAGACACTCTCGCAGAAGACATTCGCGACTCAGATGGCCGCCTTCTTTTGGCAGCTGGCAGCCCCCTAAGCTCGGTCACCATCAAGAGGCTTGGCTCCGTCAAGTTTCTGAGAGAGCCGGACATGCGCATCGACATCTGGCGGGACTACAAAGTGGCGCCTTCACAGGACGTCCCCGGCGCTGCCGTATCTTAA
- a CDS encoding phosphate/phosphite/phosphonate ABC transporter substrate-binding protein, with protein sequence MTRQYANNVAIAVNQQQAQGRLFLLSSALFLCALCQSAMAEKVYSFGIVPQQSASRLAQVWVPILAEIEKETGYKLKFTTAKDIPTFETCLASKAYDFAYMNPYHYTVVHETAGYEAFAHQADKKLKGILVARVDSQPGGLGQLNQQAIAFPSPAAFGASVIPRAELTAQNIEFEPIYVKSHDSVYRAVALGLFPAGGGVMRTFNNLPDDLKSQLKIIYQTDAYTPHAFTTSPSLPQEVRGKVIAAMMQLEDASLLKPLGMTGFVAASNETWDDVRALQLTANQTEIASAGEETCHSN encoded by the coding sequence ATGACCAGACAATATGCCAACAATGTCGCCATCGCAGTTAACCAGCAGCAGGCTCAAGGAAGACTCTTCCTCCTGAGCAGCGCCCTCTTTTTATGTGCATTATGCCAATCGGCAATGGCTGAAAAAGTTTACTCTTTTGGAATTGTGCCGCAGCAATCGGCAAGCAGGCTTGCCCAAGTCTGGGTGCCGATCCTGGCCGAGATCGAGAAAGAAACCGGATACAAGCTAAAGTTCACGACCGCCAAGGACATTCCAACGTTTGAAACATGCCTCGCGAGCAAAGCGTACGATTTCGCATATATGAATCCGTATCATTATACGGTTGTACACGAGACCGCTGGCTATGAGGCCTTTGCCCATCAGGCTGACAAAAAGCTAAAGGGAATACTTGTCGCGCGAGTAGACTCTCAGCCGGGCGGTCTCGGACAGCTCAATCAACAAGCCATCGCCTTTCCCTCACCCGCAGCCTTTGGCGCCAGTGTGATCCCACGTGCGGAGCTAACGGCGCAGAACATCGAGTTCGAACCGATCTACGTGAAGTCCCACGACTCGGTATATCGTGCAGTGGCATTGGGTCTTTTCCCGGCCGGTGGCGGCGTCATGAGGACTTTCAACAATCTCCCCGACGATTTGAAGTCTCAGCTGAAGATCATCTACCAGACGGACGCTTACACTCCGCATGCCTTCACCACGTCGCCTTCTCTGCCCCAGGAGGTCAGAGGCAAGGTCATCGCGGCGATGATGCAGCTAGAGGATGCATCCTTGCTCAAACCTCTGGGGATGACAGGCTTTGTCGCGGCCTCCAATGAGACCTGGGACGATGTCAGAGCACTGCAGCTCACCGCGAACCAGACCGAAATTGCATCCGCGGGAGAAGAGACATGTCATTCAAATTGA
- a CDS encoding ATP-binding protein gives MSFKLKTILGIALIEIILLAILVMTSLHDLRSSNERELRTRAETSAKLLATMTSDAVVALDLATLDTLVEQALSNKGLLYVQIRNSNDLVLAEGGTIPSQLSSVNNVTDDQDLSDGNFNVAAPISVAGAQFGTVQIGLSASLLNDVVAAGSRRMWMIAGVEVLLVAIFGYILGTILTRQLHHLRDGAARVAKGEFGFHMPVVGNDELASTARSFNQMSSALEEYAKVVKTEKNEAEAGRKFAETLLHNAINSVSQAIFIVGENGELRFVNRAARDLYKLNKEDCAQGALFKDILLSAYTWRSETKSEEQTQTVYDRLKRLNANQIQTWQSKWMGERILLHTQRPIAAGGFVMVDTDVTELFDANEKNRRLELELMETHKLESLGTLASGVAHEINTPTQFIGDNLKFLREAFDDLNGFVSNLDDALASAQSEQLEEIDWSFLKEEIPAALSEAAQGVDSIGKIVRSIKEFAHPDDTETTETDLNNLVENAVTVSRSQWRHGADLVFEPAETETIISCYPGDVSQVVINLIVNAADAIAEHSQKQDYAGGKGEIVVSIEKDAEFCTISVTDNGPGIPESAVHRIFDMFYTTKPPGKGTGQGLAICKSIVEIKHRGKLSVRSENGKGSTFIVKLPIMPGSSKQNGAADSHAA, from the coding sequence ATGTCATTCAAATTGAAGACCATCCTCGGCATTGCGCTGATCGAAATTATACTTCTCGCGATTCTGGTGATGACCAGTTTGCATGATCTGAGGTCCTCAAACGAACGCGAGTTGCGGACACGCGCCGAAACGTCGGCCAAATTGCTTGCGACCATGACAAGTGATGCGGTTGTTGCACTGGATCTTGCGACCCTGGACACACTCGTTGAGCAGGCCCTGTCCAATAAGGGCTTGCTATATGTTCAAATCAGAAACTCGAACGACTTGGTTCTTGCAGAAGGTGGCACCATTCCTTCGCAGTTGTCGTCGGTGAACAACGTTACGGACGATCAGGATCTAAGCGATGGCAATTTCAATGTCGCCGCACCGATCAGTGTTGCCGGTGCGCAGTTTGGTACGGTCCAGATCGGGTTGTCCGCCTCCCTCTTAAACGATGTCGTGGCGGCCGGGTCTCGCAGGATGTGGATGATTGCCGGCGTGGAAGTGCTGTTGGTTGCAATCTTCGGCTATATTCTCGGCACGATCCTGACGAGACAACTTCATCACCTGAGAGACGGCGCCGCTCGTGTCGCCAAGGGGGAATTCGGCTTCCACATGCCGGTCGTTGGAAACGACGAGCTTGCCAGCACTGCTCGGTCCTTCAATCAAATGTCCTCTGCGCTCGAGGAGTATGCCAAGGTCGTCAAGACCGAGAAGAACGAAGCCGAAGCAGGACGTAAATTTGCGGAAACACTTCTGCACAACGCCATCAACAGTGTGTCTCAAGCGATATTCATCGTAGGAGAAAATGGCGAACTGCGCTTCGTCAACCGAGCGGCCCGTGATCTTTACAAGCTGAACAAGGAAGACTGCGCTCAGGGAGCTCTGTTCAAGGACATACTGCTGTCGGCCTATACGTGGCGATCTGAAACGAAATCAGAGGAACAAACTCAGACAGTTTACGACCGCTTGAAGCGACTGAATGCGAACCAGATTCAGACCTGGCAAAGTAAATGGATGGGTGAGCGCATCCTGCTTCATACCCAGCGACCAATTGCAGCTGGTGGATTTGTCATGGTCGACACGGATGTGACTGAGTTGTTCGATGCGAATGAAAAAAATCGCCGCCTGGAGCTAGAGCTTATGGAAACCCATAAGCTGGAGTCCTTAGGCACACTTGCAAGCGGGGTGGCCCATGAAATCAATACGCCGACGCAGTTCATCGGCGACAATCTGAAGTTCCTTCGGGAGGCTTTTGATGACCTTAATGGTTTTGTCTCGAACCTGGATGACGCCCTCGCATCTGCCCAATCTGAACAACTTGAAGAAATAGACTGGTCTTTCCTCAAAGAAGAAATCCCTGCAGCACTTTCCGAGGCAGCACAAGGCGTTGACTCCATCGGCAAGATTGTTCGTTCCATCAAGGAATTTGCGCACCCTGATGACACCGAAACAACAGAGACAGACCTTAACAATCTCGTCGAGAATGCGGTGACCGTCTCGCGATCGCAATGGCGACATGGCGCGGACCTCGTCTTCGAGCCAGCGGAAACTGAAACAATCATCTCCTGCTATCCAGGAGATGTATCGCAAGTCGTCATCAATCTGATCGTCAATGCTGCCGATGCGATAGCAGAACATTCCCAGAAGCAGGACTATGCTGGCGGCAAGGGCGAAATTGTTGTCTCCATCGAAAAGGACGCGGAATTCTGCACGATTTCGGTGACCGACAACGGTCCAGGCATTCCCGAGAGCGCTGTGCACCGCATCTTTGACATGTTCTACACCACCAAACCACCTGGCAAAGGAACAGGTCAGGGCTTGGCGATTTGCAAGTCAATCGTGGAAATCAAACATCGCGGAAAGCTCAGTGTGCGATCAGAAAACGGCAAGGGAAGCACTTTCATTGTGAAGCTGCCAATCATGCCTGGATCGTCAAAACAAAATGGGGCAGCCGATTCACATGCAGCCTGA
- a CDS encoding RkpR, polysaccharide export protein: MSSVQQKTQNGGSSDTDVVAVPQKGARNSTLSPIKDNSLVDRLKKSGLDPHKLLDLTLPGTSKGATAKARHRVLSFGFLLFVAIPSVVFSIYMFFWASDQYHSTAAFAVRSSNSTAATEILGMVLGGANESTTTDSYIINDYLQSQSIIEDLKQTIDLEGVFSRQETDWLFRMGQDLPVEDQLAYWNNMVDVSYDGTSGVIYLEVRTFHPSDSVAIADAILKRSELLVNKLSDANRRQTVRYAQETVARAEARLKAIRKQMLAYRDETQEVSPEDNAKIAMAMIAELDQQVVAKQAELKTLGTYLNAESPRIRLLSQEIEALQAQITNERTRLGVGTANVDLKGNSDRLALRISNYSDLKLEEEFANQFYTTALAGLEQARQDADRNSIYLATFITPTLSEDAQYPHRALYSLAFFLLLLGFWTVSILMYYNIRDRT, translated from the coding sequence ATGAGCTCAGTTCAGCAAAAAACCCAGAATGGCGGCAGTTCTGATACAGATGTTGTTGCGGTTCCCCAAAAGGGCGCTCGGAACTCGACACTTTCCCCTATAAAAGACAACTCTCTTGTCGACAGACTAAAGAAGTCTGGTCTCGATCCGCATAAACTTCTGGACTTGACGCTCCCGGGAACTTCGAAAGGTGCAACTGCCAAGGCACGGCACCGAGTTCTTTCATTCGGCTTCCTGCTGTTCGTTGCCATACCTTCTGTAGTTTTCTCAATATATATGTTTTTTTGGGCAAGCGATCAGTATCACAGCACGGCGGCCTTCGCCGTACGCAGCTCAAACAGCACCGCGGCAACTGAAATACTGGGCATGGTTCTTGGCGGTGCAAATGAGTCAACGACCACAGATAGCTATATTATTAACGACTACCTTCAAAGCCAGTCGATTATTGAAGACCTTAAGCAAACAATTGACCTGGAGGGAGTTTTTAGCCGCCAGGAAACTGATTGGCTATTCCGCATGGGCCAGGATCTGCCCGTCGAGGACCAGCTCGCTTACTGGAATAACATGGTTGACGTAAGTTATGATGGAACATCGGGCGTAATCTATCTCGAGGTTAGAACCTTTCATCCAAGTGATTCCGTTGCTATTGCGGATGCAATCCTAAAACGCAGCGAATTGCTCGTTAACAAGCTGTCTGATGCAAATCGGAGACAGACTGTTCGATACGCCCAGGAGACCGTTGCGCGCGCAGAAGCACGGCTAAAAGCTATACGCAAACAGATGCTCGCATATCGTGACGAAACCCAAGAGGTCAGTCCCGAGGACAACGCCAAAATAGCAATGGCAATGATCGCGGAGCTCGATCAACAGGTCGTAGCCAAACAGGCCGAATTGAAGACTCTTGGAACATATCTCAATGCGGAATCGCCGCGCATCCGCTTGCTCAGCCAAGAGATTGAGGCGCTTCAAGCCCAAATAACAAACGAACGTACGCGTCTGGGAGTCGGCACTGCGAATGTCGACCTCAAGGGCAACAGCGACCGGCTCGCGCTTCGTATCTCTAACTACTCAGATCTGAAGCTTGAAGAAGAGTTCGCAAATCAGTTCTACACAACAGCACTCGCCGGTTTAGAACAGGCAAGGCAAGATGCGGATCGTAACAGCATATATCTGGCAACTTTCATCACACCTACCCTCTCTGAGGATGCGCAATATCCGCACCGCGCCTTATATTCTTTGGCTTTTTTCCTACTGCTACTGGGCTTTTGGACCGTTTCTATCCTAATGTACTATAATATTCGAGATAGAACCTAA
- a CDS encoding ABC transporter ATP-binding protein, whose protein sequence is MIRLDHVTKTFRHKNEIRYIANDVSFTIPRGDSIGLLGRNGAGKSTMLRLIAGTIKPTAGKIIRLANVSFPLGFQGSFNGTLTGEQNVRFVARIYRQDTDYLVDYVQDFAELGNAYYMPVKSYSSGMKARLAFGVSMGIDFDYYLVDEITAVGDTNFKKKCKRVFEHKLQHSDIIMVSHSNSSLKEYCTTGIVLEDGQLTYFPNIEDAINLHNENMARR, encoded by the coding sequence ATGATACGATTGGATCATGTGACAAAAACATTCAGGCATAAGAACGAGATACGCTATATAGCAAACGACGTTTCCTTTACGATCCCTCGTGGCGACAGCATTGGCCTGCTCGGACGCAACGGCGCTGGCAAGTCAACGATGTTAAGACTAATTGCCGGCACGATTAAGCCGACAGCCGGAAAAATCATCCGGCTTGCGAACGTTTCTTTCCCTCTAGGCTTTCAAGGTAGTTTCAATGGTACTTTGACGGGAGAGCAAAACGTGCGATTTGTTGCCCGTATCTATCGTCAGGATACCGACTATCTTGTCGACTATGTTCAAGATTTTGCTGAATTGGGAAACGCCTACTATATGCCAGTAAAATCCTATTCCTCAGGCATGAAAGCAAGACTTGCTTTTGGAGTAAGTATGGGCATCGACTTTGATTACTATCTCGTCGATGAGATCACAGCAGTCGGAGATACTAATTTCAAGAAAAAATGCAAACGCGTTTTCGAGCATAAACTTCAACATTCTGACATTATTATGGTTTCTCATTCAAATTCCTCGTTAAAGGAATATTGCACGACCGGAATTGTCTTGGAGGACGGCCAGTTGACTTATTTTCCTAACATCGAGGACGCAATAAACTTGCACAACGAAAACATGGCGCGTCGCTAA
- a CDS encoding ABC transporter permease, which yields MYSESFPNALKRQFAITFALIVREMTTRYGNKFGGYMWAVLDPVLTIAILTTVFSAIARVPPLGRSFTLFFATGYAAFYIYRSTSDQVSSAVEANRALLNYPVVRPYDTIIARVLLQAATLFIVNVILFGALYFMVPFEKIDLLPIFQGSLIAITLGAGVGVSNIVWFHLSSLYQQIWQIVNRPAFIVSGVFFLPESIPHPFQDLLLWNPLVHIVALFRSGFYPTYRASIVDMHYIIGLAVFSVVFGFTLVWIFDAKLREPK from the coding sequence ATGTACTCAGAGTCCTTCCCAAATGCGCTAAAGCGGCAGTTCGCTATCACTTTCGCGCTGATTGTCCGCGAGATGACAACGCGATATGGCAACAAGTTTGGGGGCTACATGTGGGCGGTTCTGGATCCAGTGCTCACGATCGCGATTCTCACGACCGTTTTTTCTGCGATTGCGCGCGTCCCTCCCCTTGGCAGAAGTTTCACGCTATTTTTCGCAACAGGTTACGCTGCGTTCTACATCTACAGATCCACATCCGACCAGGTCAGCTCCGCGGTCGAGGCGAACCGTGCACTTCTCAACTACCCCGTCGTACGGCCATATGACACGATAATTGCTAGGGTCCTGCTCCAAGCAGCCACTTTGTTTATCGTCAATGTCATACTCTTTGGTGCACTCTATTTTATGGTTCCTTTTGAGAAAATAGATCTGTTACCGATATTTCAAGGCAGCTTGATTGCGATAACTCTGGGCGCAGGCGTCGGCGTCTCTAATATTGTCTGGTTTCATCTCAGCAGCCTTTATCAGCAGATCTGGCAGATTGTGAATCGGCCAGCCTTCATAGTTTCAGGTGTCTTCTTCTTGCCGGAATCAATTCCCCATCCGTTCCAAGACCTCCTCTTGTGGAATCCACTGGTTCACATCGTCGCGCTTTTCCGGTCCGGGTTCTATCCCACTTATCGCGCGTCGATCGTCGACATGCACTATATCATTGGCTTGGCAGTCTTTTCCGTCGTCTTTGGTTTCACGCTCGTTTGGATTTTCGACGCAAAACTAAGGGAGCCGAAATGA